The Tenuifilum thalassicum genome includes the window GGACCGCTTCTAGTATATCTTTTGTTTAATCCTGTTTTTGGATTAAAAACATGAAGCCCAGTTCCCCAAGTGCCCAGCCAAATATTACCAGCATTATCAAGACTTATTGAGGCAATAATATTATTTGAAAAAAGTTTTCTGCCTTGAACATCCTTGCTATAGCCTGATATTCTATTTGTAAATGGGTTAATTTTAACTAGCCCATTTTGAGAAGCTACCCAAACCACACCTGAACGGTCACGTAAAACGCTTGAAACGTTAATAAGTTCGACCCGTTCATTGTTAAAGTACAGGTTATTATATTTTAGAAGATCACCATTTGGTAACACTTTTGCTAATCCCATTAAGCTGCCCACCCAAAGAGAAGAATCGGAATCGAGTCCTAAGAACTGAATCCTCTCAATTAAGCGCCTATCCTCGTTACTTTTAACATTTACCTTAAACCTAGTAAAACTTCCCGATTTATAATTATAAACGCTAATTCCCTTGTCAGTACCAACCAGTAAACCCTTTCCTGTTTCAACAATAGCATTCACCCTATTCCCATAAAGCGAATACCAGTTACCGGGTTCCTCGTGAAATCTTTTAAAAAGCAATCGCTCTTTATCGAATAAAAAGAGGCCATCTTTTGTACCTAACCATAGATTCCCCTTTGAATCCTCAAAAACGGGATTAACATCATTGGATTGGGATATATTAAAAATATCATTATAGTGCTTAAACTTTGTGAAGTCATCGGTTTTAGGATTATAAAGATGCAGCGCATCAATTGTTTTAACCCATATCCGATTACTTTTATCCTTATAAACCCTTAATATTTTATTTGACGAAAGCGATCTTGAATCATTTGGAAGATGAAGGTAGGTTTTAAACTTATTGTTGTGCCTGTCATACTTATTCAACCCATAATAAGTGGCTATCCATAATACCCCATCGTTACCCTCTACAATATTCTGAATATAGTTATTAGATAATGTGGTGCTATCGTAAGGGTCGTTTGAATAAATTAAAAATTCATATCCATCGTATCGGCACAAGCCTTCCTGCGTACCAACCCACAGATATCCTACAGAGTCCTGAATAATTGTTTTAGCAAATGATTGTGGTAGGCCATTATCGGAATTAAAAAGTTCTACATTAACCCTCTGGGCAATACTTACGCTTGTGCTCGCCAGCAAACAAGCACCAAACACAAAGTTTAACAATATGGTTTTAACCCTTTTCAATTGCAAGAATTATGCTAATATACAAAAAAGCTAAAAATATCGAACTACGGCATCACTGCCTACTATAAGTTTTTGGAATTTTAATGAAGGCGATTTAACAAATTCACCTATGCCATATGATTCCCATTTCTTATCGACCAGTTCAATAGTTTTGGTATCCATCGATACAATATTGGGCCATAATCTAGGGAACTTGTCGCTAGGATAAGCTTTTTTTGTACCATCAATAATAATTCTCCAATCCTCTCCACCATTTAATACCATTGAAACATCACGTTGAGGGTCAACATTACCAGACACATACCATAGAACAACCGATAAATCATCTATTACATCGTCCATGTCTACAAGAACTACTCCCTTAATCCCATTAAGTGCATCACTAGCAGTCAGCTTTTCTTTAAAGGTTTTCCAATCACCAACCTCTTTCTTGTTTACTGATATAATTGCTACTGGAACATCCTCATTTACTAAGGAAACATTTGACTTTACAATCTGTTCAGAAATTTCATTTAGTTTCAGAACTAGCTCATCAACATTTACCTCTAACTTATTAAGGGATTTTCTTTCGGATGTTGCATCAATAAAAAGTTTGCTTCCAAAAGCAAATTGGTTTGATGAGTGATCAAGCACATCGAGAGGTCCTTTACCAAAATAGATATCAGTTTCTGGATTGACTACATTAAAAATATGCCTAAGCAACTCCATTCCATTATTTAGGTCCAGAGAGTTAGGAAAAGCAACAAGAATTTTATTAAACATCATTTGACCTGCTCCCCAAAGTGCGTTCATAACTCGATAGGCCTGTCCTTTAAACTCATCCTTTATTTTAACAAGAGCAATATTGTGAGCAACGCCTTCTGCTGGAAGCACCATGTCTTCAAGTTCAGGCAATATTGCTTTACGTATTGGTTCTAGGAATATTCGTTCAGTAGCCTTAGCGATATAAGCGTCTTCCATTGGAGGTACTCCAACAATAGTTGCAGGATAGATGGCTTTCTTCCTATGGGTTATACAAGTAACTGTAAATCGAGCATACCAATCGGCCAAAGAGTAAAAACCCGTATGATCGCCAAAAGGGCCCTCCCAAACCGGTTCGTCGCTAGGGTCAACATATCCTTCAATAACAAAATCGACATCTTCGGGCACTTCTAAATCTACGGTTAAACATTTAACAAGTTTAACCTTCTTATTCCTTAAAAAGCCAGCAAGCAGGTATTCATCAATATTTTCAGGTACGGGGGCAGTTGCAGCATAGGTGTACGACGGGTCTCCTCCTAGCGTAACGGCCACTGGCATTAGCTTTTTTAATCGTTTATACTCCTGAAAATGCTTTGCTCCTGTTTTGTGCATATGCCAATGCATACCAGTGTGAGTACCATCCAGAATCTGCATCCTGTACATACCGATATTTCGAACACCCGTTTCGGGATGTTTTGTGTGAACCATGGGCAAGGTAACAAAACGTCCTCCATCAAAAGGCCAGCATTTTAGAACAGGAAGAGCACCAAGATCGGGGTTCTGATGTATTACTTCCTGGCATACCCCTTTACCTGATTTTAGAGTAGGAATCCATGATGACATTTGACCTAGTTGTGGGAGCGCCTCAAGTTTATCCCATATCGAGTTTTTAGGTTTTGAAAGAAGTTCGAAAAGTTGCGAAATTTTTTCTCTTACCATCTCAAGTTCTTCAACACCAAGTGCAAGGCAAATCCTTTTATGGGAACCAAATGCATTGGTAAGCACAGGGAATTTAGTTCCAGTATTTTCAAAAAGTAAAGCCTTACCACCACCAGGTAATTTCGACTGCCTATCGGTTATTTCTGCAATCTCAAGATCGGGGTCGACAAACCCCTTAATCCTAACCAGCTCCCCATTCGCCTCAAGAATCGATATAAAATCATTCAATGAATTATATGCCATGACAAAGTATTATGACCTAAAAATAAAAAAAGCTTCGGATATTACGTCCGAAGCCTTCTAAAAGTTATAGTAAGATTACTATTTTTTTATGTACTTAAAGTTTTTGCCAGGATAAATTGCGGCATCTCCAAGCATCTCCTCAATACGCATAAGCTGGTTATACTTAGCAATCCTATCAGAACGTGATGCAGAACCAGTTTTGATTAAACCAGTATTAAGCGCAACTGCTAAATGCGCAATAGTAGTATCCTCGGTTTCTCCAGAGCGGTGACTCATGATTGAAGTCATCGAATGCACATCGGCAAGGCGAACAGCATTGATAGTTTCAGTTAAAGTACCAATTTGGTTAACCTTGATAAGGATACTATTGGCTACACCCTCATCAATACCTCTTTGTAAACGCTGAGTATTTGTAACAAACAGGTCGTCGCCAACAAGTTGAATGCGATCGCCCAAGGTTTGAGTCATTAGCTTCCAACCTTCCCAATCGTCTTCGGCCATACCATCCTCAATAGAAATGATAGGATACTTGTCAACCCAAGTTTTCCAATAGTCAACCATTTGAGCAGGGGTTAGCTTATCGCCTGTTGACTTATGTAGATGGTAAACTTTCTCTTCGGGGAGGTAGTATTCCGATGACGCTGGGTCTAGGGCAATAAACACATCTTCGCCTGGTTTGTAACCAGCCTTTTCAATAGCCTGAAGTATAACGGTGATAGCTTCTTCGTTTGATTTAAGATTAGGAGCAAAACCACCCTCATCACCTACGTTAGTAGAATAACCAAGTCCTTTAAGAACTGATTTAAGATTGTGGAAAACCTCTGCACCCATCCTAATGGCCTCAGTAAAAGATTGAGCACCAACAGGCATAATCATAAACTCCTGGAAGTCGATGCTATTATCGGCATGCGAACCTCCATTAAGGATATTCATCAAAGGAATAGGAAGAGTACGAGCGTTTACGCCACCAACATAGCGGAATAGGGGTTGTCCGGTCATTTGAGCAGCAGCATGAGCCACAGCAAGTGAAACCCCAAGAATAGCATTCGCACCAAGATTACCTTTATTAGGAGTTCCATCAAGTTTAATCATGGTTTCATCGATAAGCTGCTGGTCTAGTACATGCATTCCAACAAGCTCATCGGCTATGATAGTATTCACATTATTAACAGCCTTCTGAACGCCCTTGCCAAGGTAACGGCCCTTATCGCCATCACGTAGTTCAACAGCCTCGTGTACACCAGTAGAAGCACCACTGGGAACAGCAGCACGACCAAAATAACCACTTTCAGTTAAAACATCAACTTCTACAGTTGGATTGCCCCTAGAGTCTAGAATCTCAC containing:
- a CDS encoding menaquinone biosynthesis decarboxylase — translated: MAYNSLNDFISILEANGELVRIKGFVDPDLEIAEITDRQSKLPGGGKALLFENTGTKFPVLTNAFGSHKRICLALGVEELEMVREKISQLFELLSKPKNSIWDKLEALPQLGQMSSWIPTLKSGKGVCQEVIHQNPDLGALPVLKCWPFDGGRFVTLPMVHTKHPETGVRNIGMYRMQILDGTHTGMHWHMHKTGAKHFQEYKRLKKLMPVAVTLGGDPSYTYAATAPVPENIDEYLLAGFLRNKKVKLVKCLTVDLEVPEDVDFVIEGYVDPSDEPVWEGPFGDHTGFYSLADWYARFTVTCITHRKKAIYPATIVGVPPMEDAYIAKATERIFLEPIRKAILPELEDMVLPAEGVAHNIALVKIKDEFKGQAYRVMNALWGAGQMMFNKILVAFPNSLDLNNGMELLRHIFNVVNPETDIYFGKGPLDVLDHSSNQFAFGSKLFIDATSERKSLNKLEVNVDELVLKLNEISEQIVKSNVSLVNEDVPVAIISVNKKEVGDWKTFKEKLTASDALNGIKGVVLVDMDDVIDDLSVVLWYVSGNVDPQRDVSMVLNGGEDWRIIIDGTKKAYPSDKFPRLWPNIVSMDTKTIELVDKKWESYGIGEFVKSPSLKFQKLIVGSDAVVRYF
- the eno gene encoding phosphopyruvate hydratase; its protein translation is MGQIVSIHAREILDSRGNPTVEVDVLTESGYFGRAAVPSGASTGVHEAVELRDGDKGRYLGKGVQKAVNNVNTIIADELVGMHVLDQQLIDETMIKLDGTPNKGNLGANAILGVSLAVAHAAAQMTGQPLFRYVGGVNARTLPIPLMNILNGGSHADNSIDFQEFMIMPVGAQSFTEAIRMGAEVFHNLKSVLKGLGYSTNVGDEGGFAPNLKSNEEAITVILQAIEKAGYKPGEDVFIALDPASSEYYLPEEKVYHLHKSTGDKLTPAQMVDYWKTWVDKYPIISIEDGMAEDDWEGWKLMTQTLGDRIQLVGDDLFVTNTQRLQRGIDEGVANSILIKVNQIGTLTETINAVRLADVHSMTSIMSHRSGETEDTTIAHLAVALNTGLIKTGSASRSDRIAKYNQLMRIEEMLGDAAIYPGKNFKYIKK